The following proteins are co-located in the Geovibrio ferrireducens genome:
- the hemE gene encoding uroporphyrinogen decarboxylase produces MAFNDLLLRTLNGEKTDRPPIWLMRQAGRYMKEYRDVRSKVSFLELCKTPELACEVVLQPIDAFGLDCAILFSDILVPIEPMGVNLDFKPAPYISNPVRTLEDADRMRLVNPKTELKFVMDAIKLMISKLNVPLIGFSGAPFTLACYMIEGEGSKSFLEVKKLMHNNTKAYTVLMEKLTDNTISYLQAQVDSGCPVVQMFDTWAGLVSTYEYEEFIFPYVQRVAESVKGAHFIYFAKDSSSFYPLIKNLNCAALGVDWKISLKQADAALDHKFVLQGNMDPALLFADKDTITKYANIILEEGKSLKGHIFNLGHGIMPKTPVENVKHLVDIVKGV; encoded by the coding sequence ATGGCTTTCAATGACCTTTTATTAAGAACACTGAACGGGGAAAAAACCGACAGACCACCCATCTGGCTTATGAGGCAGGCAGGAAGGTACATGAAGGAATACAGAGACGTGAGAAGTAAGGTCAGCTTCCTTGAGCTCTGCAAAACCCCTGAGCTTGCCTGCGAAGTCGTGCTTCAGCCTATAGATGCTTTCGGGCTGGACTGCGCAATACTTTTTTCCGATATTCTCGTTCCCATCGAGCCTATGGGAGTTAATCTGGATTTCAAACCCGCTCCATATATTTCAAACCCTGTCAGAACCCTTGAGGACGCAGACAGGATGAGGCTTGTAAACCCAAAAACGGAGCTTAAGTTCGTCATGGATGCCATCAAGCTCATGATCAGTAAGCTGAATGTGCCGCTTATAGGCTTCTCTGGCGCACCTTTCACCCTTGCCTGCTACATGATAGAGGGTGAAGGCTCAAAAAGCTTCCTCGAAGTCAAAAAACTCATGCACAACAACACAAAGGCCTACACAGTGCTGATGGAAAAACTTACGGACAACACTATCTCCTACCTCCAGGCTCAGGTTGACAGCGGCTGCCCCGTTGTGCAGATGTTCGACACATGGGCGGGGCTTGTCTCCACATACGAATACGAAGAATTCATATTCCCCTATGTGCAGAGGGTTGCTGAATCTGTCAAAGGCGCTCATTTCATCTACTTCGCAAAAGACAGTTCATCGTTCTACCCGCTTATTAAAAACCTGAACTGCGCCGCCCTCGGCGTGGACTGGAAAATAAGCCTTAAACAGGCAGATGCCGCTCTGGATCACAAGTTTGTCCTTCAGGGGAATATGGACCCGGCGCTTCTTTTCGCTGATAAGGACACAATCACAAAATACGCAAACATCATCCTTGAGGAAGGAAAATCGCTCAAAGGGCACATCTTCAACCTCGGCCACGGCATAATGCCCAAGACTCCGGTTGAAAATGTCAAGCACCTTGTGGATATAGTTAAAGGCGTTTAA
- a CDS encoding rod shape-determining protein, which yields MLNGLYNVFSSDLAIDLGTANTLIYVKGKGVVCDEPSVVAINNHNKETLAVGDEAKCMLGRTPANIVAIRPMKDGVIASFEHTEKMLRYFIQKTLNKKKFIGPRIVICVPSGVTQVEKRAVKDSAIQAGAREVYLVEEPMAAAIGAGLPIEEPSGNMVVDIGGGTTEVAVISLSGIVYSNSVRVGGDEMDDAIVNYIKRKYNLLIGTSTAEKIKKEIGSAFPMEERKTIKIKGRDMVSGIPQTREISDAEAREAIEEAVTKIVDAVRIALEKTPPELSADIVDRGIVLTGGGALLKGLDKRLESETKLPILVSDDPLRAVVMGAGKVLDNIELLKKVTID from the coding sequence ATGTTAAACGGTCTCTACAATGTTTTTTCTAGCGACCTTGCCATAGATCTCGGAACAGCCAACACACTGATTTACGTTAAAGGCAAGGGCGTAGTTTGCGATGAACCCTCAGTCGTCGCTATAAACAACCATAACAAAGAAACCCTCGCAGTGGGGGACGAAGCAAAATGCATGCTGGGAAGAACTCCGGCAAACATAGTTGCCATCCGCCCCATGAAGGACGGGGTCATAGCCAGCTTTGAGCATACGGAAAAGATGCTCCGTTATTTTATCCAGAAAACACTTAATAAGAAGAAATTCATCGGTCCCCGGATCGTTATATGCGTTCCCTCCGGCGTTACTCAGGTTGAAAAGCGCGCTGTGAAGGATTCTGCCATTCAGGCGGGAGCCCGCGAGGTTTACCTTGTTGAGGAACCCATGGCTGCTGCCATAGGCGCCGGTCTGCCCATCGAGGAACCTTCAGGCAACATGGTGGTGGATATAGGCGGCGGAACAACGGAAGTTGCTGTCATATCCCTGTCAGGTATAGTTTACTCAAACTCTGTCCGTGTCGGCGGGGATGAGATGGACGATGCCATCGTCAATTACATCAAGAGAAAATACAACCTTCTCATCGGTACAAGCACCGCAGAGAAAATCAAAAAGGAAATAGGCTCCGCCTTCCCCATGGAAGAGCGTAAAACCATAAAAATCAAAGGACGCGACATGGTGTCCGGTATTCCTCAGACGAGAGAAATCTCAGACGCGGAAGCCAGAGAAGCCATAGAGGAAGCTGTGACCAAAATTGTGGACGCGGTGAGAATCGCCCTTGAGAAAACTCCGCCTGAACTTTCTGCCGACATAGTAGACAGAGGCATAGTGCTCACAGGCGGCGGCGCGCTCCTTAAAGGACTTGACAAACGCCTTGAGTCAGAGACCAAGCTCCCCATTCTTGTTTCAGACGATCCGCTCAGAGCGGTGGTGATGGGAGCCGGCAAGGTGCTTGACAATATCGAGCTGCTCAAAAAAGTAACCATAGACTAG
- the mrdA gene encoding penicillin-binding protein 2 — protein MLLKVLKDEVLEYYKRRTYWFIGIVILMFAGLVVRLVYLQIYEFDKYKRLSENNRIRIVKVRADRGFIFDRKGRLLVKNTPSYELKVVKEDAGDIDELIQGLSKYVHIDREYAMKSIRRSYFYEPAVIARGLTFEQVAEILENYNDFKGLEVDIESVREYLDSRALSHILGYLSEVTENDLKNDSSYSSGDMIGKTGIERVYEQELRGVDGARQVEVDSYGRPIKTLSEKHTITGNDLVLTLDMDLQRSIHNIFEGKKGAAVVLDIETFGVMALYSAPTYDLNIFSPFHTSGERMGIMTDQTKPLLNRAIEGAYPPGSVYKILMGMAGLLERKISLDSRVTCTGEMRYGNFTYRCWKKEGHGSLALIDAIAESCDVYFYQLGLNLGIDDIEKYSTTLGLGKTTGIDLPNEKSGFFPGRDWKRRKFKESWYPGETIITSIGQGYMTTTPLQIAVMLAGIFNGGTVMKPKVVEFVHNPVTDVKIHTPMETVAEIEIPKWIDDALMDGMVKVIYGNTGTGYRARVEGVSYGGKTGTAQVVSLSKTEHMKDDEIPEFMRDHAWFGAVVPEDNPKYAIAILMQHGGSGSRSAAPVAGAIVNKLVDLGYVRAEKKGN, from the coding sequence GTGCTTTTAAAAGTACTGAAAGACGAAGTTCTGGAGTATTATAAGCGCAGAACCTACTGGTTCATCGGCATAGTCATCCTGATGTTCGCCGGTCTTGTAGTACGTCTGGTTTATCTTCAGATATATGAGTTCGACAAATATAAAAGGCTTTCGGAGAATAACCGCATCCGTATCGTTAAGGTGCGTGCCGACAGAGGCTTTATATTCGACCGCAAGGGAAGACTCCTTGTCAAAAATACCCCCAGCTACGAGCTTAAGGTTGTAAAAGAGGATGCCGGGGATATTGACGAGCTTATTCAGGGGCTTTCAAAATATGTGCATATAGACCGCGAGTATGCAATGAAATCAATCAGACGCTCATATTTCTATGAACCTGCGGTTATAGCCCGCGGGCTCACTTTTGAGCAGGTTGCCGAGATTCTCGAAAACTACAATGACTTCAAAGGGCTTGAGGTGGATATAGAATCGGTAAGGGAATATCTGGACAGCAGAGCCTTAAGCCATATACTCGGTTATCTCTCAGAGGTTACTGAGAATGACCTCAAGAATGACTCCTCATATTCCAGCGGGGATATGATAGGTAAAACCGGAATAGAAAGAGTTTACGAGCAGGAACTGAGAGGAGTGGACGGCGCAAGGCAGGTAGAGGTGGACAGCTACGGCCGCCCGATCAAAACCCTTTCCGAGAAGCACACTATCACCGGAAACGACCTTGTTCTCACTCTTGATATGGATTTACAGAGATCTATCCATAATATCTTCGAAGGGAAAAAGGGCGCCGCTGTTGTGCTTGATATAGAAACTTTCGGCGTAATGGCGCTTTATTCAGCGCCTACATACGACCTTAATATATTTTCGCCCTTTCACACCTCCGGGGAAAGAATGGGTATTATGACCGATCAGACAAAGCCTCTCCTTAACAGAGCCATTGAGGGTGCTTATCCTCCCGGTTCGGTTTATAAGATTCTCATGGGGATGGCGGGGCTTCTTGAAAGGAAGATCTCTCTTGATTCAAGGGTAACATGCACAGGGGAGATGCGTTACGGCAACTTCACTTACAGATGCTGGAAGAAGGAAGGGCACGGCTCACTTGCTCTAATAGATGCCATAGCCGAATCCTGCGACGTGTATTTCTATCAGCTTGGGCTTAACCTCGGCATTGACGACATCGAGAAGTATTCGACAACTCTGGGTCTCGGCAAAACCACAGGCATTGATCTCCCCAACGAAAAATCAGGCTTCTTCCCCGGAAGAGACTGGAAAAGACGCAAGTTCAAGGAGTCATGGTATCCGGGCGAAACGATCATCACCAGCATAGGGCAGGGTTATATGACTACCACACCTCTTCAGATAGCTGTGATGCTCGCGGGTATTTTTAACGGCGGAACGGTTATGAAGCCGAAGGTGGTTGAGTTTGTGCATAACCCTGTCACCGATGTTAAGATACATACGCCGATGGAGACAGTGGCGGAGATTGAGATCCCCAAGTGGATAGATGACGCACTCATGGACGGCATGGTGAAGGTTATCTACGGAAACACGGGAACAGGTTACAGGGCAAGGGTGGAAGGGGTAAGCTACGGCGGCAAGACTGGCACTGCACAGGTTGTTTCCCTGAGCAAAACGGAGCATATGAAAGACGATGAGATACCTGAGTTCATGCGTGACCACGCATGGTTCGGTGCTGTTGTCCCGGAGGATAACCCGAAATACGCCATTGCCATTCTTATGCAGCACGGAGGCTCAGGCAGCAGAAGCGCCGCCCCGGTTGCAGGCGCAATCGTCAATAAACTTGTGGATTTAGGATATGTTAGGGCTGAAAAAAAAGGAAATTGA
- the lysS gene encoding lysine--tRNA ligase translates to MDQHRLEKLQKLAEKKVQPYVNSFKVPFSIKDVSERFENTDGHELLEKKYTFTVAGRIMAIRQFGKATFLNLKDRTGNIQAYLKKGDLPEEQYSVFELTDVGDFVSISGFVFKTKTGELTVYAEKFSLLTKTLRDLPEKFHGLKDVEQRYRRRYVDLIVNDNVRDIFRKRSAIIQEVRNFFLSKDFMEVETPMMQPIAGGATAKPFITHHNALDMALYMRIAPELYLKRLVIGGFERVFEINRSFRNEGLSTRHNPEFTMIEWYMAYADYHDLMDMIEQFVRNIAVKICGTAKIPFNGRIIDLESPWKRMNMEQAIVELGEKEITQEQLADYDSARKTAEGLGIFINENWGRGRIVLEIFENTVEEKLFDPIFITDYPKEVSPLAKSRKDNPEITERYELFIGGFEVSNGFNELNDPIDQKERFEKQVAEKEAGDEEAHAMDSDYIRALEYGLPPTAGAGLGIDRLVMLLTDSQSIREVILFPHMRPEDAG, encoded by the coding sequence ATGGATCAGCACCGTCTGGAAAAACTTCAAAAACTGGCCGAAAAAAAAGTTCAACCTTATGTAAACTCATTCAAGGTTCCTTTCAGCATAAAGGACGTGTCGGAAAGATTCGAAAACACTGACGGACATGAACTTCTTGAAAAAAAATACACCTTCACCGTTGCCGGGCGCATCATGGCGATCAGGCAGTTCGGCAAGGCTACTTTCCTCAACCTTAAAGACAGAACGGGAAATATTCAGGCTTATCTCAAAAAAGGCGACTTACCGGAAGAGCAGTACAGCGTGTTTGAACTCACCGATGTAGGCGACTTTGTGAGTATCTCCGGCTTTGTCTTCAAAACAAAAACAGGCGAACTCACCGTTTATGCAGAGAAATTCAGCCTGCTCACAAAAACCCTCAGAGACCTGCCGGAGAAGTTTCACGGCCTGAAAGACGTTGAACAGAGATACCGCAGGAGATACGTAGATCTTATAGTTAATGATAATGTACGTGACATTTTCCGCAAAAGAAGCGCTATCATACAGGAGGTAAGGAACTTCTTCCTCTCCAAAGACTTTATGGAGGTTGAAACCCCCATGATGCAGCCTATTGCGGGCGGTGCGACGGCGAAACCGTTTATCACGCATCACAATGCGCTGGATATGGCGCTGTACATGCGCATTGCACCGGAGCTTTACCTCAAAAGGCTTGTTATCGGCGGTTTTGAACGTGTTTTTGAAATTAACCGGAGCTTCCGCAATGAGGGGCTTTCCACACGCCACAACCCCGAATTCACCATGATAGAATGGTACATGGCATATGCCGATTACCACGACCTCATGGACATGATCGAACAATTTGTGAGAAATATTGCCGTAAAAATATGCGGAACAGCGAAAATTCCGTTCAATGGGCGTATAATAGATCTTGAGTCCCCGTGGAAAAGGATGAACATGGAGCAGGCTATTGTTGAACTCGGTGAAAAAGAGATCACTCAGGAGCAGCTTGCAGATTATGACTCAGCCAGAAAAACCGCCGAAGGCTTAGGTATTTTTATAAACGAAAACTGGGGCAGAGGAAGAATAGTTCTGGAAATTTTTGAGAATACAGTTGAGGAAAAACTTTTTGATCCGATATTTATTACAGATTATCCCAAAGAGGTTTCCCCTCTTGCCAAATCAAGAAAGGATAATCCGGAAATTACAGAGCGCTATGAGCTTTTCATAGGCGGTTTTGAGGTTTCCAACGGTTTTAATGAGCTCAACGACCCGATAGACCAAAAAGAAAGATTTGAGAAACAGGTTGCTGAAAAAGAAGCGGGGGACGAAGAAGCCCACGCAATGGACAGCGACTATATCCGCGCTCTTGAATACGGGCTTCCGCCCACGGCTGGCGCGGGTCTCGGTATAGACAGACTGGTGATGCTGCTCACTGACAGCCAGTCCATAAGAGAAGTAATTCTCTTCCCACATATGAGACCGGAGGATGCAGGTTAG
- a CDS encoding GGDEF domain-containing protein: protein MQVSPTVYRCTQSDETTETLKQLFPESIPWDCARKEDGSKVIIYEVRKDDTAEKLASMMSSENFFLFIANREFDHHFLSLSKDFFFEFTHIDDPVEDLIIHYNTLVKYFAMTVELQKKTEELENTVFELAFASTNVLEQNEFLEQMAKKDGLTLLYNHSYFKDRLKSEFDKSKRYGNRFTVALLDLDFFKKVNDSYGHPKGDEVLRAFAVIIGENIRETDIAARYGGEEFAIVFPETDTAHAVIALERIKQGLKEIVFESETGCFKITFSAGVTEFDQKFSHSEEMIQNADKALYISKRDGRDRTTVL from the coding sequence ATGCAGGTTAGTCCCACAGTTTACCGCTGCACACAAAGCGATGAAACGACAGAAACACTGAAGCAGCTTTTTCCGGAAAGCATACCTTGGGACTGCGCCCGCAAAGAGGACGGTTCCAAGGTGATAATTTACGAAGTCCGCAAAGATGATACTGCGGAAAAGCTTGCTTCCATGATGTCGTCAGAGAACTTCTTTCTGTTTATTGCAAACAGAGAGTTTGACCATCATTTTCTGTCACTTTCCAAGGATTTCTTCTTTGAGTTTACGCACATCGATGATCCGGTTGAGGATCTCATAATCCACTACAATACCCTTGTGAAATATTTCGCCATGACTGTTGAGCTGCAAAAAAAGACGGAAGAGCTTGAAAACACGGTCTTTGAGCTTGCTTTTGCATCCACAAATGTTCTGGAACAGAACGAATTTCTTGAGCAAATGGCGAAAAAAGACGGACTTACGCTTCTGTACAACCACTCATATTTTAAAGACAGACTTAAAAGCGAATTTGATAAATCCAAAAGATACGGCAACAGATTTACTGTTGCCCTCCTCGATCTGGACTTCTTTAAAAAAGTCAACGACAGTTACGGACACCCAAAAGGTGATGAAGTTCTCCGCGCGTTTGCTGTCATCATAGGCGAAAATATCCGCGAAACGGACATAGCAGCAAGATACGGCGGGGAGGAATTTGCAATCGTTTTCCCGGAAACAGACACTGCACACGCAGTAATAGCCCTTGAAAGAATCAAGCAGGGGCTGAAAGAAATAGTTTTTGAAAGCGAAACAGGATGTTTCAAAATAACATTCAGCGCAGGCGTAACAGAGTTTGACCAGAAGTTCTCCCACTCCGAAGAGATGATCCAGAACGCAGACAAAGCCCTCTACATCAGCAAACGCGACGGCAGAGACCGCACCACCGTTCTTTAA
- a CDS encoding UbiA-like polyprenyltransferase has product MEKFKTFLSMIKVEHTLFALPFAFTGMLLAAEGLPSLPTVLWIVIAVLGARSGAMGFNRLADAAIDARNPRTAKRDIPAGRISRKEAGLYTAVSFAVYLFAAYMLNPLCFWLSPIPLGIFILYSYTKRFTFLCHIVLGVALGLAPIGAWVAVRGEVSTSIVMLGLAVLLWVAGFDIVYACQDIDFDRKENLHSIPRYIGVTGSLYLARALHALAFLIFFSAKFMFGLGWVYLAGVMLTGIFMLYQHAILKPNDLSKLDMAFFNLNAYISVTIFLFTAVDIFL; this is encoded by the coding sequence TTGGAAAAGTTTAAGACATTTTTAAGCATGATAAAGGTGGAACATACTCTGTTCGCCCTCCCCTTCGCGTTCACCGGAATGCTTCTGGCGGCTGAGGGTCTGCCGTCGCTCCCTACGGTTTTATGGATAGTCATAGCCGTTCTCGGCGCACGTTCCGGCGCTATGGGTTTTAACAGGCTTGCGGATGCGGCAATAGATGCGCGCAATCCCCGAACCGCAAAGAGAGATATTCCCGCGGGCAGAATAAGCAGAAAAGAGGCAGGACTCTACACAGCGGTATCGTTTGCAGTGTATCTTTTCGCCGCATACATGCTCAATCCGCTCTGCTTCTGGCTATCCCCTATTCCTCTGGGAATTTTCATACTCTATTCATATACCAAACGCTTCACGTTTCTCTGCCACATTGTTCTCGGCGTGGCGCTGGGTCTTGCACCCATAGGCGCGTGGGTAGCTGTAAGAGGTGAAGTGAGCACGTCCATAGTGATGCTGGGGCTCGCCGTCCTTCTCTGGGTGGCGGGGTTTGACATAGTTTACGCCTGTCAGGACATTGACTTCGACAGAAAAGAGAACCTTCACTCCATACCGAGATATATAGGAGTCACAGGCTCCCTGTACCTTGCCCGCGCTCTTCACGCTCTGGCTTTCCTGATTTTCTTTTCAGCTAAGTTCATGTTTGGTCTGGGGTGGGTATATCTCGCCGGAGTGATGCTTACAGGTATTTTCATGCTGTATCAGCACGCTATCCTCAAACCGAATGATCTTTCAAAGCTGGATATGGCTTTTTTCAACCTGAACGCCTACATCAGCGTAACCATATTCCTCTTTACAGCCGTCGATATATTTCTTTAA
- the hemH gene encoding ferrochelatase, with product MKDLLFAMYMGGPDSVEAIRPFLKNLFSDRTIIDFKIGSWPQNILAGIIAKSRSRKVAPLYEKMGGSSPQLKHMKTVLEKTASVYHAKTGRELEVRTGMCYYHPYIEDELNRLDGSEFGNIYVMTMYPQDSYTTSGLCFKRFEEKLKTVSIKGHMKRIPFWHLNESYNSCLIARIYKAAESLGKPLTECHILYSAHSLPEYTLAKGDLYTIHLEEQINYIKDMLRHYNYSLAYQSRTGPVKWLGPETSTKLDQLADAGTDNIIVVPISFVSDHIETLIELDEEYISHIKAKGINITRIESLNASDDFAESIYNIILS from the coding sequence ATGAAAGACCTTCTTTTCGCTATGTATATGGGCGGGCCCGACTCTGTTGAGGCGATCCGCCCCTTTCTCAAAAACCTGTTTTCAGACCGCACCATAATCGATTTTAAAATCGGTTCATGGCCGCAGAATATTCTGGCGGGAATAATAGCGAAATCGCGTTCCAGAAAAGTCGCCCCTTTATATGAAAAAATGGGCGGCTCCTCACCTCAGTTAAAGCACATGAAAACCGTTCTTGAAAAAACAGCTTCCGTATACCATGCCAAAACAGGCAGGGAACTGGAGGTCAGAACCGGAATGTGCTACTACCACCCGTATATTGAAGACGAGCTGAACAGGCTGGACGGCTCGGAGTTCGGCAATATATACGTAATGACCATGTACCCGCAGGACTCCTACACCACAAGCGGGCTCTGCTTCAAAAGGTTTGAGGAAAAGCTGAAAACCGTCAGCATCAAAGGCCACATGAAGCGCATCCCGTTCTGGCATCTTAACGAAAGCTACAATAGCTGCCTCATAGCGCGCATTTACAAAGCTGCCGAATCCCTTGGGAAACCGCTCACTGAGTGCCACATTCTCTATTCCGCTCACTCACTGCCGGAATACACCCTCGCAAAAGGGGATCTCTACACCATCCATCTGGAAGAGCAGATAAACTATATCAAAGATATGCTCCGCCATTACAACTACTCTCTGGCTTATCAGAGCCGCACAGGCCCCGTGAAGTGGCTCGGACCTGAGACAAGCACAAAGCTTGACCAGCTTGCCGATGCGGGCACGGACAATATAATCGTTGTGCCGATCTCATTTGTTTCCGATCATATAGAGACGCTCATTGAGCTTGATGAAGAATATATCAGCCACATAAAGGCTAAGGGAATAAATATAACGAGGATAGAAAGCCTCAACGCTTCGGATGACTTTGCCGAAAGCATTTATAATATCATTCTCAGTTGA
- the mreC gene encoding rod shape-determining protein MreC, with the protein MNGWKKIAGITAFLLFLILLQVQNPEINGPFKGIFGNVVNPFIYYSSKTAGFFGDVWTGYINLVYVRQDNLDLKDKNDRLKMENSLLREKVLEYERLKKLLNFKEAYSFQSVACNVVGRNVDGYLKYIIIDRGSEDGIEVKDPVISFEGLVGSVSEVYNNTARVDVILNIKNNASVMNKRTRAVGIIRGNGEGQLVVDYYDRLDKVQIKDELITSGLGGVYPKGIAVGVVDRVDVRDTGLFQDLFVRPVVDFYKLENVLVLKR; encoded by the coding sequence ATGAACGGCTGGAAAAAGATAGCAGGAATAACAGCCTTTCTTCTTTTCCTTATTCTGCTTCAGGTGCAGAACCCTGAAATTAACGGACCATTCAAGGGGATTTTCGGCAACGTCGTAAATCCCTTTATTTATTACTCTTCCAAGACTGCCGGATTTTTCGGCGACGTGTGGACCGGGTATATAAATCTTGTTTACGTCCGTCAGGATAACCTTGACCTTAAGGATAAGAACGACAGGCTGAAAATGGAAAACTCCCTCCTTCGCGAAAAGGTTCTGGAATATGAAAGGCTGAAAAAGCTTCTTAACTTCAAAGAGGCATACAGCTTTCAGTCTGTTGCGTGCAATGTTGTGGGCAGAAACGTTGACGGCTATCTGAAATACATAATAATAGACCGCGGTTCGGAAGACGGGATCGAAGTGAAAGATCCGGTAATCAGCTTTGAGGGTCTGGTGGGTTCCGTCAGCGAGGTGTACAACAACACCGCGCGTGTTGACGTTATCCTTAACATAAAAAACAATGCCAGCGTTATGAATAAACGCACCAGAGCGGTGGGCATAATAAGAGGCAACGGCGAAGGCCAGCTTGTGGTTGACTACTACGACAGGCTGGACAAGGTTCAGATAAAGGACGAGCTTATAACATCAGGCCTCGGCGGTGTGTACCCCAAAGGGATAGCGGTCGGCGTGGTGGACAGGGTGGACGTGCGGGACACCGGTCTTTTTCAGGATCTGTTCGTGCGTCCCGTTGTGGATTTCTATAAGCTGGAAAATGTTCTGGTGCTGAAAAGGTAG
- the serA gene encoding phosphoglycerate dehydrogenase, with amino-acid sequence MAKFDVIITDHISEEGVKILKDAGDINVDIRAGIKNDDLKQIIGNYDAAITRSGTTVTAELIENPGKLKILGRAGVGLDNVDIEAASKKGIIVMNAPTGNTLAATELTMGMMLAAVRKIPAANDSVKSVKWDRKKFMGIQLHGKTLGIVGLGRIGGNVAIRAKSFGMKIVSFDPYIKQAKADALGVTLCDSLEEVLRQADVITFHTPLTDETKNLITKKEIDMMKDHVVIVNCARGGIVNEDDLYDALVSGKVFSAAVDVFTKEPLGENRLLTLDNLFVTPHIGANTEEGQRDVALLICQQVVNALHGKSYENAVNIPFMKSQLSIEMQKYFELIERMGHLLAQLTKGRPERVEVTMVGHKFDEDFFERTFDTPFNFQAFTIAGLRGLLEFNVKETVSYINAPYIAKDRGIDIQESKTLSYGKFNDLLVMKVTTDKEEKVIGGTVFPDGYGRITIFDQFFLDMICQGTYIYIRNTDTPGVVGKIGTLLGNNNINIAGFELSRLKGGDAISFISVDSEVPKTVLDQIQAIPGIIEAKVVTL; translated from the coding sequence ATGGCAAAATTTGATGTAATAATCACGGATCATATCTCCGAGGAAGGCGTTAAGATACTTAAGGATGCGGGAGATATAAACGTAGACATCAGAGCCGGCATTAAAAATGACGACCTGAAACAGATTATCGGCAACTACGACGCAGCAATCACGAGAAGCGGAACCACCGTCACAGCCGAACTCATAGAAAACCCCGGCAAGCTCAAAATTCTCGGCCGTGCGGGTGTGGGTCTTGACAATGTGGATATAGAAGCCGCCAGCAAGAAAGGGATAATCGTTATGAACGCCCCCACGGGCAATACTCTTGCCGCGACAGAGCTTACAATGGGCATGATGCTTGCCGCTGTGAGGAAAATTCCCGCTGCGAATGACTCTGTAAAATCTGTCAAATGGGACAGAAAGAAGTTCATGGGTATTCAGCTTCACGGTAAAACCCTCGGTATAGTCGGCCTCGGACGTATAGGCGGAAATGTTGCCATCAGGGCGAAAAGCTTCGGAATGAAAATTGTCTCCTTTGACCCGTACATAAAACAGGCCAAAGCGGATGCTCTGGGAGTTACCCTCTGTGACAGCCTTGAGGAGGTTCTCAGGCAGGCGGATGTTATCACCTTCCATACTCCGCTTACGGATGAAACCAAAAACCTGATCACAAAGAAAGAGATAGATATGATGAAGGACCACGTGGTGATCGTTAACTGCGCCAGAGGCGGTATAGTTAATGAGGACGATCTCTACGATGCCCTCGTATCCGGCAAGGTGTTTTCTGCTGCCGTGGATGTTTTCACTAAGGAGCCCCTCGGCGAAAACAGGCTTCTTACCCTCGACAACCTCTTTGTTACGCCCCACATAGGCGCAAACACAGAGGAAGGTCAGCGTGATGTGGCTCTTCTCATCTGCCAGCAGGTGGTGAACGCTCTGCACGGCAAATCATACGAAAACGCCGTTAATATCCCCTTCATGAAGTCTCAGCTCAGTATTGAAATGCAGAAATACTTTGAGCTTATTGAAAGAATGGGGCATCTCCTTGCGCAGCTCACAAAAGGCAGGCCTGAAAGAGTGGAAGTTACGATGGTGGGACATAAATTTGATGAAGACTTCTTTGAGAGAACCTTCGACACGCCGTTTAACTTTCAGGCTTTCACAATAGCCGGCCTCAGAGGGCTTCTTGAGTTCAATGTGAAAGAGACTGTTTCCTACATAAACGCCCCGTACATCGCAAAAGACAGAGGCATAGACATTCAGGAGAGCAAGACTCTTTCATACGGCAAGTTCAATGACCTGCTTGTCATGAAGGTGACTACGGATAAAGAGGAAAAGGTGATAGGCGGAACTGTCTTCCCTGATGGTTACGGCCGCATTACCATATTCGATCAGTTCTTCCTTGATATGATCTGTCAGGGCACATACATCTATATCAGAAACACCGACACACCCGGCGTTGTGGGCAAGATAGGAACCCTGCTCGGCAATAACAATATCAACATAGCGGGCTTTGAGCTCAGCCGCCTGAAAGGCGGGGATGCAATTTCGTTCATCTCCGTTGACAGCGAAGTTCCGAAAACTGTTCTTGATCAGATTCAGGCGATCCCCGGCATAATAGAAGCCAAGGTCGTTACTCTTTAA